In a single window of the Planctomycetia bacterium genome:
- a CDS encoding TIGR03067 domain-containing protein, with amino-acid sequence MIDPHSSHKSRQKRHLFEIIVICAIASGTSAPSAFQTARPTSLEGEWHVVAIERDGKRITDPSAIREMRLTFVGDTVIVAGLYGSETQRCRFSLTDSTSPKRLDWTRPDGTTDRMLYEAVDKILRIAFSFQGSTDRPEVLSGAPGSKAIVMRLERSGSK; translated from the coding sequence ATGATTGATCCTCACAGCAGCCACAAGTCGAGGCAGAAAAGGCACCTCTTTGAGATCATCGTGATCTGCGCGATCGCCTCTGGTACCAGCGCGCCGTCGGCTTTTCAGACGGCACGTCCCACATCTTTGGAGGGTGAATGGCACGTTGTCGCCATCGAGCGTGATGGAAAGCGCATTACTGACCCGTCGGCTATTCGGGAGATGCGGTTGACATTCGTCGGCGACACGGTGATTGTCGCGGGCCTGTACGGGAGCGAAACGCAACGATGTCGCTTTTCGCTCACAGATTCAACTTCACCGAAGCGACTCGATTGGACACGGCCAGACGGCACTACGGATCGGATGCTCTATGAGGCGGTTGACAAGATTTTGAGGATTGCATTTTCGTTCCAGGGATCAACGGACCGACCTGAGGTACTGTCGGGCGCCCCTGGGTCGAAGGCGATTGTGATGAGGCTGGAGCGCTCGGGTTCGAAATAA